The stretch of DNA TATTAAATAAATGCAAAACGGGCGCAGATATTACAATATCGCTGCCCGTATCTTTTTTATTATTTATTAGTGATTAATCTATATTTTTGCCTTATATTGAGGTTACATAACTGATCTGAGTAAGCATTAGCCCCAAACGTTTCTACATACGTAGGTGGCGTTTCCAGGGTATTGGTGATGGCGCTGGAAAATAATAATATGTGAAGGGAGCTGAAACTAAAGGTAGAATTGATCCTTACTTTTCCCAGGTTTATGCAAATAATCCTTATATGATGAAGGCAAATAAGGGACGCCATGAAACTCAGTTTCTCATCCCTAGCGCTCGTAAATGACCCATTTGACTGGGCTTATGACCTTGAAGAACTGGGCTTTACAGGCTGGGAAGTGGTTAGCGAAGGCAAGCAGCAGTTAAATGATGAAACGCTCTCAAAAATAAGGAACATTGTCGAAACCACAGATCTTGTTCTCACGCTCCATCTCCCTTTTTCAGACCTGAATCTTGCCAGCCTGAACCATCCCATCTGGAAAGAGACCACGAGGCAGATGTGCAAATGTCTTGAAAGAGCATCTGATTTTATAGAACTTGCGGTAGTCCATCCGGGGCACCTGTCGCCCCTTGGCATGCAGCTTCCGGAGATGGCGTGGCGGCAGAATATTGAAGGATTGCGGTCAGTATGCGATTTCGCAGGCGATTACGGCATTTCCATAGGGGTTGAGAATATGGTTAACATGCAGCATATTTTTGGAAAGCAGCCCGGTGAGATCCTGGGGATGATAGAATCTCTTGAGCGGGAGAATGCAGGACTCACGCTTGATATGGGACATGCCCATACAAACGGCATGGTAAGTGAGTTCCTGAAAGACCTGGGTAGGGTAATCCATGTCCATCTTCATGATAATAAGGGAAGGCGCGATGACCATCTCGAACTCGGTAAAGGCAACATAAAATGGGATGAAGTCATGGGGAAATTCGACGGATATAAAGGAAGGTTCGTGATCGAGGCGAGGACCGTGGAGGAAGGGACAGCCAGTCTAAAATATCTCCACAATCTTGATATGTAGAATATGGAAAAAGTCAATTTCAAGACAAAAGACGGGGTCACGATCGCTGGCAATTATTTCAAACCCCAGAAAGAACATGCACCGGCATTTCTTCTGCTGCATATGATGCCGGCTACCAAAGAGAGCTGGAACGATTTCGCATCTCGTCTTGAAAAAGGAGGTTTTGAGGCTCTTTCAATCGACCTGCGGGGGCACGGCGAGAGCATTTACAAGAACGGTAAGAAAATAGATTATAAAGATTTTAAGGATGCGGATCACAAAGAATCGATCATCGATATAGCCGCGGCCAGGGAATTCCTTAAAATTAAAGGGGCCGACACAACCAGATTTGCGATTGCCGGTGCGAGCATAGGTGCAAATCTTGCCATCTGGCACGCATCGATGGATAAGGATGTCAGGCTGCTCGTGCTGTTATCTCCGGGTCTTGACTACAGGGGAATAAAGACACCTGAGCTTGCAAGCAAATATTCAGGCCCGGTGTATATCCTCTCGAGTGAAGGGGATACCAAATCTGGAGATAGTGGCAGGATATTGTACGATATATTTCCGGACGATAAGAGACTGAATATCATTCAGGGAAGCTCGCATGGCACGGATATATTCATCTCAAGGCCAGAACTCATGGATGAAATATTGAATTGGTCAGTTTCAAGATTATTGTAATATTTCAATACGCTTTAGTGTTGAAAATCAACCTGATGGGCTTGCATTGCGGGATTTCATGAACCCTCAGATGAAGTGAGTTAAGTTAATATAATACTTGGTCAAATAATATTACGAGGGGAAAACATAATACCGCAACAATTTTTTTCAATCATAAACCCAAATTTAGGCTGTCCTAAGATAATTTCAGTCGATGAAATCCTTCATGGAAAAGTGACTATTGATATAATTATCGCAGAAAAGAATAATGATTTTATTTTTTATTCAAAAGACTCATTTAAAGATGCATTCAAGCTTGTATCCTCTTATCCGGAAGATTTGAAGAGTCAGATTGACCTGGAAGTTCTCGATGACCCAAAGGAAATGATCGAATGGAATAAACTCTTTGATTTTGCTAGCCCTGAGGAGACGCAATTGCTCATAAATAGTGAGGTTCACTATAACGTATTTGGTGAAGGGACAAGATACTGGCTGATCAAGACAGCGCCGAAGACCCTTGATTCGGAAGAGCGTGAATATGAAAAAATCTTGCGGAAGGGCAGGAATGGCGGATGGGCACCAACTCTGTACGATCTAGTTTATACCAATTCCAATACCAAAAACGTAAACTATCATGCTGTTCAATTTGTCGAGACTTATACAAATGGTCTCAATTTTATCCATCTGACCGATCTCCATCTCGCTCAGCGTAACGATGAAATTCTGGGAGAGGTACTGAAAGAATGCAGGAAAGGTGTCAGGAGCAGGAAAGAGATCGAAGAGAAGTATATCAACTTCAACGACAACTTCAGGAAATTCATTCACGTAGCTAATGAGCTGGCAGAGAGGGGAGAACTGGATTTTGTAATGATAACAGGAGATATAGTAGATTTTGCGGGTCATGGCTGGGAGGATGAAATCAGCCAATCGGAAAACAATTGGAAAATATTTATCGAAATGGTAACAGGACTTGAAATCAACAAAAG from Candidatus Methanoperedens sp. encodes:
- a CDS encoding sugar phosphate isomerase/epimerase, with the translated sequence MKLSFSSLALVNDPFDWAYDLEELGFTGWEVVSEGKQQLNDETLSKIRNIVETTDLVLTLHLPFSDLNLASLNHPIWKETTRQMCKCLERASDFIELAVVHPGHLSPLGMQLPEMAWRQNIEGLRSVCDFAGDYGISIGVENMVNMQHIFGKQPGEILGMIESLERENAGLTLDMGHAHTNGMVSEFLKDLGRVIHVHLHDNKGRRDDHLELGKGNIKWDEVMGKFDGYKGRFVIEARTVEEGTASLKYLHNLDM
- a CDS encoding alpha/beta fold hydrolase — protein: MEKVNFKTKDGVTIAGNYFKPQKEHAPAFLLLHMMPATKESWNDFASRLEKGGFEALSIDLRGHGESIYKNGKKIDYKDFKDADHKESIIDIAAAREFLKIKGADTTRFAIAGASIGANLAIWHASMDKDVRLLVLLSPGLDYRGIKTPELASKYSGPVYILSSEGDTKSGDSGRILYDIFPDDKRLNIIQGSSHGTDIFISRPELMDEILNWSVSRLL